A single region of the Bicyclus anynana chromosome 14, ilBicAnyn1.1, whole genome shotgun sequence genome encodes:
- the LOC112043539 gene encoding geminin: MPRTTRKSLKVLQHTASDTENLVGRPSKTLKHQLTQETPVEVEVKRKNLSKEKETQVNLENKITADDLTNPDGPSTRYWQILAEKRQVALQEMYEENEKLRKMCEDLKQDLVRNQQLLDEANSFVEVIKEELANAGTDDTGIDVNDVSTAEETAEDETDLDASKDQ; the protein is encoded by the exons aTGCCCCGAACCACTAGGAAATCGCTCAAAGTGCTGCAGCACACAGCATCAGATACAGAAAATTTGGTGGGAAGAccatcaaaaacattaaaacatcaACTGACTCAAGAAACTCCTGT AGAAGTTGAAGTTAAGAGGAAGAATCTGTCCAAAGAGAAAGAAACCCAAGTGAATCTGGAAAACAAGATAACTGCCGACGATCTCACTAATCCTGATGGACCGTCCACCAGATATTGGCAAATACTAGCTGAGAAGAGACA AGTGGCATTGCAAGAAATGTATGAGGAAAATGAAAAGCTTCGTAAGATGTGTGAAGATCTCAAACAAGACCTCGTCCGAAACCAGCAGCTGTTAGATGAGGCCAATAGTTTTGTTGAAGTTATTAAG GAGGAGTTAGCAAACGCTGGTACAGATGACACAGGGATAGATGTCAACGACGTCAGCACAGCTGAGGAGACTGCGGAAGACGAAACGGATCTAGACGCATCCAAagatcaataa